One Bacillota bacterium genomic window, ACTTCGATATTTAACCAGCGATTCCTGCTATTGTTTTAGTTCTGGACAAAATTTTTAAATAAATAAGACCCGGGTTTATCCGGGTCCGCCAGTAGTATCATTGGTTTCGGTCGATGGTGAGGATGCATGCGGAATGTAAAGGGAGGGGGTTTCAACCACTTTGCCCAGTATGCCATTAATGAATTTAGGGGAGTCATCACCTGAGTAAACCTTGGCTAACTCTATAGCCTCGTTAATGGAAACATTATACGGTATGTCAGGTAGGTAAAGCATTTCAAACAGACATATACGCAAAAGCGTTTTGTCCACCAATGCTAGTCGTTTGACGTCCCATTCCCGGCTTAAACGGGCAATAATGTCGTCCAGTGTGGAAATATTATCTAAAACACCGTGTACCAATTGCTGTAGAAAAGAGGTATCGGTCTCCTTTAATTTTTTTTCCCGCCTATTTCTTTCCAAGACCGCTTCTACATCACCATTTCCTAATTGGATCTCAAACAAAATCTGCATTGCGAATTCCCTTGCCTGACGCCTGGTCATATGTACCAACCTCTCGAGAGATATTTCAGCTGTGACTATTATTATTTTACACGGGACTTGTCCACAGTGACATTGTTTAAAACTACCTCTATATTATGCTGTTTAAAACCGGTTAATGAGCAAATCTCTTCTTGAATGGCAATTTCAATTATTTCGCTTAGGGAGGGGGTTTTTTCACGCACAGAAACATTAACCAAAAACCTAACAGTTATACGCGCTAGAGTTTCCGCCTTAATATTAGCATCCTTTATTTCGGGAATTTGCATGACCTTTCTTTGGGCCAGGGATTCCAAGGTGGACAATGAAATACCTATCCGGCCCAAGTAATTTTCCCCAATAGGTACCGACTTGCGTGTATTCTTCAACAAGACTGACCGGAATAATTTTAATTTCACGGTATGCACCCTCCCCCTCCCTACTATACTATTCTATTACTTTAAGCGTGTATCTTCTTTTTCTTCTTTAAATTCACCGTGAAAGGCTACTCCCTGAATGTTTACATTTACCTCCACCACGGATAAGCCGGTCATGTCCTCAATGGCCTTTTTTACTGCTTCCTGAATATTGGCTGCCACCTCGGGGATGCGTACTCCATAGTCAACAATAACGTAAAGGTCAACAGCGCTCTCTTTTTCGCCCACTTCCACCTTTACGCCTTTGGTCATGTTCTTGCGGCCCAACATCTCGGTAATGCCGCCCACAACTCCGCCACTCATACCAGCGACCCCTGCAACTTCCGTAGCTGCCAGACCTGCTGCAATGCGGACTACTTCATCAGCTATGCGTATAGATCCCAGGCCGTTTTTCTCTTCATTTAATAAGATATCTTTTTGATCCATAGACAAAATCCCCCCAGATAGTGATCATGAAAAGTATACCAAATTACGGAAAATTACGCAATGTGGAATACTAAGCACCGGCCAGGCAAAAAGGTCTTTACCGGGTAGGAATGACCACTATATTTTGTTCAGACATTCCTGTACCCCTTGACACCAGGTCGCAAATCCGTGCCGCCTCTTCCGGTGTGAGGGCAGCGGATTTAACCACCACGGTAGCATTATTATCCTTTAGATAAACCACGGAGTCGTCAAACCCCTTAGCCCGAATCAAGCTTTCCAATTCCATTTCCATGGAAATGTTTTCACTGATTGTCATTATTGACTGCTGGGCCTCACTGCGAATCTCCTGCTTACTGGCGGGGTTATTGATAATTCCCCTTAATGTTTCCAGTTGCTGTCCTCTAGCCCGCTGACGTCCCATTCTGGAGTCTACAAAATAGTTAGCACCGCCATTATCTTTTTCCGGCGCATCAACGGGCATTTTGATTACATTGGCACTGGTTGGGGATGTCTCATTTTCCTCTTCCGGCAATCCATTCCAACCGATGGCAAAAAAGATGATGCCTATCAGGGCTAAAAAGAAGAGCATCAAATTTCGCCAGCTAATTCTAATCAACCTGGGCATTTAATTTGCCCCCCTTTCCATTGGAAGCACAATTACTTTGTGCGGGTCAACTCCCAAGGATATCTGAACCGCCTGGAACAGGCGTGCCTTTACTTCCGGTTCGGAAGCACCTTCGGCTATAATCATTACTCCTGCAACGTTAGGGGCAATCTCTTGTTCTGTGACAGGACTTTCGCTGCCCTGCGAGCCCTGTACAAGAACCAGCTGTTCCCTTGCGTTAGTCTCGGTGGTGGTCCGTGTACCACCGGACTGGTCTGTCTCCTCTGTTACATTTTCGGCCTGCTCGGTGTTAAAAGAATAGTTACTATTGGTTGAGGTAGCCAGCTCAACCGAAGCTCTAACTTTGCCTACTCCACTTATTGCGCTGAGCATGACCTCCAGAGTTTTTGCCATTTCCTGTTCTTCTGCTTCCATGCCCTGCTTATCTTGCCCGGTCCGGATATTTTGTTCGTTAATCGGTGTAGGACCAGCTCCTGGGGGGTCTCCTCCCCCGGGAGGTTCTTCTTCTCCCGGATCGTAAATCACCAGCAGCAGCCCCACTAATGTTAAAGCGGACAATATAAAGATCTTTTTGTGTTGGCCACGAAGCTTTTGCAAGTACTCGTTCCATCTGTTGTTCACTGGAAACACCTCCTGTTTAAGGGTTTATATAATTTATGGAAACATGGTCAGGAGACAGGTTATAAAACCCGGCAATATATTCCTTTACTTTCTTAATTTCCACGATTAGTTCCGGTGGTATGTCACCTTGTTGCGTATTTTCAAGTGAGCTTCCTGATTTACCCACATTTATTTGAACCGGCTGAATAGGGTCACCGGTCTCACCTGGGTTATCTGCTTGTTCTGCTGACGTGTCAACAGTTAGAGTAATATGTGTGATTCTTCCGTATCCTTCCTCTTCGGATTCATCTGAAATTTTCACATCTGCATCTACTACTTTGGCCCCGGGACTTAACTTTGCCAGTGATAACACCTGGGCGGAAATACCCTGGCGATACTTTTCCAATGCTTTGTTTTGATTTTCCAGTTGTAGTTGCTTTCCGGCAGTCACTATTTCCTCTAGAGGCGGTCCCGGCCCTCCTGCCCGAGCCTTAACACGGGGGACTTCCTGCAGCCAATCTTGCTGTAGAAGACCGCTTATCGCTTGGAGAACGGCAATAATAACCAGCAGTCCCATCACCATTTTAACGTAGGGCTTCATCTGACCGGTGGGAAGAAGCATATCTAGAAAGACAGCTAGGATAACAATTATAATCAAGGTTTGAACCAAATTCTTGATAATTTCCATTGACCTCCGGCCCCCCCCCTACCTTAACATCACCGTAAAGTTGCCCAGCGCCAGTACAATGGTTACCGCAAAGAAGAATAGCAGGCCCACTGTAGCCACAGCACCAAAAATAGTCAAAAGGCTGTTTCCCAGGCCGTTGAGGCAATCTCCCAACTGGTTGTCACCCACCGGCTGAATAAGAGCCCCTGCCAGCTTATAGATAAATGCCAGAGAAATAATTTTTAATAACGGAATAACCATGATCAGGCAGATTACAATTAAGCCACCGATGCCAACTGCGTTTTTTAATAGCAGCGATGAACCCACTACCGCTTCCAAAGCTTCACTAAAAACGCCACCTACCACCGGAATAAAGGCATCTGCAGCAAACTTGGCGGTTCGAACTGCCAGGCTGTCCCCCACTGCCCCGGCAACTCCCTGCAGTGCCATCAGTCCGAGGAAAAGGGTGCTAAGAATACCCAGAGCACTCATGGCACAGGTTTTCATCAGGCCTCCCAGCCGAGAAACCTGAAACCGGGATGAGAGATGGCTGACGATATCCAGCACTGCAGCGAAAAAAATAAGCGGGAGAATAACGTTTTTAATGATCGTCCCAATGGCAGTAATACTTACAAAAATTATGGGATGTAAAATAGCAGCCGATGTAATCCCGCCAACAGCTACCATGAGGGTTAACATTACCGGGAGTAAAGCCTGCATGAATATTACCATCTTATCTACTACTTCCCGCCCCAATTGCACTGCCAGGCCGAAAGAGCCCACGGCAATGGCTATTAGCACCAGGAAAGTGACCATATAAGTAAGCTGCCCGGTGGTTCCCTTTTCAAATGCCGACACCAGGTTCTGCAGAACAACACAGATAATTGCCAGTACAATGAGCTTGCCAAGTAGGTCGAGGTTGGCCACCACTTCCCTGAAGATATAATGTAGGCAGTTATTGAACAAATCCATCGGTCTCCAATTCACGTCTCGGGAAGCAATTTTTTTCACCATATCCTTAAAGTGAAACTGGGGCACAGCCTCTGTTATTTCTGCATCCAGCTGGTTCACAAATTCTTCCACGCTGGAC contains:
- the nusB gene encoding transcription antitermination factor NusB yields the protein MTRRQAREFAMQILFEIQLGNGDVEAVLERNRREKKLKETDTSFLQQLVHGVLDNISTLDDIIARLSREWDVKRLALVDKTLLRICLFEMLYLPDIPYNVSINEAIELAKVYSGDDSPKFINGILGKVVETPSLYIPHASSPSTETNDTTGGPG
- a CDS encoding Asp23/Gls24 family envelope stress response protein gives rise to the protein MDQKDILLNEEKNGLGSIRIADEVVRIAAGLAATEVAGVAGMSGGVVGGITEMLGRKNMTKGVKVEVGEKESAVDLYVIVDYGVRIPEVAANIQEAVKKAIEDMTGLSVVEVNVNIQGVAFHGEFKEEKEDTRLK
- a CDS encoding SpoIIIAH-like family protein, with protein sequence MPRLIRISWRNLMLFFLALIGIIFFAIGWNGLPEEENETSPTSANVIKMPVDAPEKDNGGANYFVDSRMGRQRARGQQLETLRGIINNPASKQEIRSEAQQSIMTISENISMEMELESLIRAKGFDDSVVYLKDNNATVVVKSAALTPEEAARICDLVSRGTGMSEQNIVVIPTR
- the spoIIIAF gene encoding stage III sporulation protein AF; its protein translation is MEIIKNLVQTLIIIVILAVFLDMLLPTGQMKPYVKMVMGLLVIIAVLQAISGLLQQDWLQEVPRVKARAGGPGPPLEEIVTAGKQLQLENQNKALEKYRQGISAQVLSLAKLSPGAKVVDADVKISDESEEEGYGRITHITLTVDTSAEQADNPGETGDPIQPVQINVGKSGSSLENTQQGDIPPELIVEIKKVKEYIAGFYNLSPDHVSINYINP
- the spoIIIAE gene encoding stage III sporulation protein AE, with the translated sequence MLVKPLLLFFLLCFIVLPLSGPAVAAAAEGPVDEQLSGLDMSSVEEFVNQLDAEITEAVPQFHFKDMVKKIASRDVNWRPMDLFNNCLHYIFREVVANLDLLGKLIVLAIICVVLQNLVSAFEKGTTGQLTYMVTFLVLIAIAVGSFGLAVQLGREVVDKMVIFMQALLPVMLTLMVAVGGITSAAILHPIIFVSITAIGTIIKNVILPLIFFAAVLDIVSHLSSRFQVSRLGGLMKTCAMSALGILSTLFLGLMALQGVAGAVGDSLAVRTAKFAADAFIPVVGGVFSEALEAVVGSSLLLKNAVGIGGLIVICLIMVIPLLKIISLAFIYKLAGALIQPVGDNQLGDCLNGLGNSLLTIFGAVATVGLLFFFAVTIVLALGNFTVMLR